One window of Elaeis guineensis isolate ETL-2024a chromosome 11, EG11, whole genome shotgun sequence genomic DNA carries:
- the LOC105053647 gene encoding tetraspanin-20 isoform X2 has protein sequence MRPSFCQRCLAFLLKFLNYLQTFVGVSLILYSVWMLNRWHRHGHGGSGFSFDFDKLPAPWLVCSLMGIGIFVCLIAFTGHIAAETINGCCLCFYAVLTTILILLEAALVSDLVFNKHWEEDLPHDATGQLKSLRAFIEANIGICKWVAVTVLVVQALSLLLAVILRGMASPRSVDYDSDEEFFTVRKPLLNPQGGPTFASTSFDNTVVSSDTWNSRIKQKVRWSWDDLPVLIINACLWHLHAL, from the exons ATGCGTCCCAGCTTCTGCCAGAGATGCCTCGCCTTTCTCCTAAAGTTTCTGAATTACCTCCAGACCTTCGTTGGCGTCTCGCTCATTCTCTATTCGGTGTGGATGCTGAATCGTTGGCACCGCCACGGTCATGGAGGCAGTGGATTTAGCTTCGATTTCGACAAGCTTCCGGCGCCTTG GTTGGTGTGCTCGTTGATGGGCATCGGGATCTTTGTGTGTTTAATTGCTTTCACTGGGCATATTGCTGCCGAGACCATCAATGGATGCTGCCTCTGTTTT TATGCAGTTTTGACCACTATTTTAATTTTACTAGAAGCTGCTTTGGTGAGTGATCTGGTCTTCAACAAACACTGGGAAGAG GATCTTCCACATGATGCTACTGGACAATTAAAAAGTCTCCGAGCATTTATTGAAGCCAATATAGGTATATGTAAGTGGGTGGCCGTAACTGTATTGGTGGTTCAG GCACTCTCACTTCTGTTAGCAGTGATTCTGCGAGGAATGGCCTCACCAAGAAGTGTGGACTACGATAGTGATGAAGAATTTTTTACTGTAAGGAAGCCATTGCTAAACCCACAAGGTGGTCCAACTTTTGCTTCAACCTCTTTTGACAATACAGTGGTTTCCTCAGACACCTGGAACTCACGAATAAAGCAGAAG GTTCGATGGAGCTGGGATGATTTACCTGTTCTCATAATTAATGCATGCCTGTGGCACTTGCACGCACTGTGA
- the LOC105053647 gene encoding tetraspanin-20 isoform X1: MRPSFCQRCLAFLLKFLNYLQTFVGVSLILYSVWMLNRWHRHGHGGSGFSFDFDKLPAPWLVCSLMGIGIFVCLIAFTGHIAAETINGCCLCFYAVLTTILILLEAALVSDLVFNKHWEEDLPHDATGQLKSLRAFIEANIGICKWVAVTVLVVQALSLLLAVILRGMASPRSVDYDSDEEFFTVRKPLLNPQGGPTFASTSFDNTVVSSDTWNSRIKQKYVFGQSQLSDNAMDPNTSGDLHS; encoded by the exons ATGCGTCCCAGCTTCTGCCAGAGATGCCTCGCCTTTCTCCTAAAGTTTCTGAATTACCTCCAGACCTTCGTTGGCGTCTCGCTCATTCTCTATTCGGTGTGGATGCTGAATCGTTGGCACCGCCACGGTCATGGAGGCAGTGGATTTAGCTTCGATTTCGACAAGCTTCCGGCGCCTTG GTTGGTGTGCTCGTTGATGGGCATCGGGATCTTTGTGTGTTTAATTGCTTTCACTGGGCATATTGCTGCCGAGACCATCAATGGATGCTGCCTCTGTTTT TATGCAGTTTTGACCACTATTTTAATTTTACTAGAAGCTGCTTTGGTGAGTGATCTGGTCTTCAACAAACACTGGGAAGAG GATCTTCCACATGATGCTACTGGACAATTAAAAAGTCTCCGAGCATTTATTGAAGCCAATATAGGTATATGTAAGTGGGTGGCCGTAACTGTATTGGTGGTTCAG GCACTCTCACTTCTGTTAGCAGTGATTCTGCGAGGAATGGCCTCACCAAGAAGTGTGGACTACGATAGTGATGAAGAATTTTTTACTGTAAGGAAGCCATTGCTAAACCCACAAGGTGGTCCAACTTTTGCTTCAACCTCTTTTGACAATACAGTGGTTTCCTCAGACACCTGGAACTCACGAATAAAGCAGAAG TATGTTTTTGGCCAAAGCCAGCTTTCAGACAATGCCATGGACCCAAATACATCGGGTGATCTCCACAGCTAG
- the LOC105053679 gene encoding LOW QUALITY PROTEIN: putative disease resistance protein RGA3 (The sequence of the model RefSeq protein was modified relative to this genomic sequence to represent the inferred CDS: inserted 3 bases in 2 codons), translating into MDVGKIGMMVGEWFASYVLNKLADMVALHLRDQHDLLTGVRTMVEDVKARLPRIQAAIQAAEGRPIRDPALATWLRELKDAAYEADDVLDELEFKELHDKLHDKSKVRDFASSAVKLLKHFMMFDDDLKNLKNLVENLDKIYTDINCKEEQLKAYSSRQMSVTRETSSIIQDIVFGRDQERDMMLDVLLHLAADEPKSSIACGAETSSCPSLGVLPVVGIGGVGKTTLAQLIYNDERVARHFELRRWVYVSDNFDVKRIAKELVYSSTDDRISHDISLDGILVKLGDATRNKRFLFVLDDVWDETGSKWKELRSVLTSGAKGSMVLVTTQSPVVAEVMGTMDPIELKSLKEDDHWRLFEHCAFGEATLEEEQRKKLQTIGRKISEKLHGLPLAGKVLSSLLKSKLDEDYWKVILESEWWEHEYVLDNILPSLALSYEHLNANLKQCFAYCSIFPRSYIFEKDRLVQMWMAQGFIQNKNRVRMRMEDIGGQIFDELASRHFFLPTPNNKYVMHDLIRELAVCVSLDECLVVSDEKGEIPETIRHLTLRTDRMDAFEDRCKLRNLRSILFFGDCDSEKFYHFLDGMFKQSKSLRVLDISYCHLKLKNLPDAISGLSHLRYLDVSSTHIKRLPKSICRLCHLQVLNMRSCRILRLPRDMNKLINLRHLCGEANTISQITGIGDLTNLQELEEFQVTKKRRHEIGELKGLRNLRRRLSIKNLENVNSKEAAMAAMLKDKEHLTALDLEKNFDVRSLPDVEKEILEGLQPHPNLKELKIKGYGGIIFPTWMVEXKFLTNLELIDLKSCGRLDSIPXSTAFLASMELLRKRIGREFYGDTSVAFPSLDLLTFGAFDIWEEWLEPDGSRFLPRLRTLHLDKCFKLRKVPLLFLSSSLEFLRIIDCCDFGSALPRCLHGLTSLTNLRIIRYQAQVSLCLSNLRALKKLDLWDCPEMKLIGGFQFLSTLEELDLTSCPKLTESSETVQLHEEQGLRTLNRLCIDDTILRQNLWILLGSLPSLQYMRIYWCHRMTNFTREQELWFQQLTSLQELEIYDCRNLESLPTSLVNFSSIRKLHILTCPKVSSLPGNGLSASLKELHIDGCLLLRDRCQRGGADWPKIVHIPFIRIYQETIQML; encoded by the exons ATGGATGTCGGGAAGATCGGAATGATGGTCGGAGAATGGTTTGCATCCTACGTCCTAAATAAACTGGCTGACATGGTCGCGTTGCATTTGAGGGACCAGCATGATCTGCTCACTGGTGTTAGGACCATGGTGGAGGATGTGAAGGCTAGACTTCCTCGTATCCAAGCCGCGATCCAAGCAGCAGAGGGGAGGCCGATCAGGGACCCAGCTCTGGCCACATGGCTGAGGGAACTCAAAGATGCTGCCTACGAGGCCGACGATGTGCTGGATGAGCTTGAATTCAAGGAGCTACATGATAAGCTGCACGACAAGAGCAAGGTGAGAGACTTTGCATCCTCTGCTGTTAAGCTTCTCAAGCATTTTATGATGTTCGACGACGACCTCAAAAACTTGAAGAATCTCGTGGAAAATCTTGACAAGATTTATACTGATATCAATTGCAAAGAAGAACAATTAAAGGCCTACAGCTCAAGGCAGATGAGTGTGACCAGAGAGACCAGCTCGATTATCCAGGATATTGTGTTTGGGAGAGACCAAGAGAGAGACATGATGTTAGATGTGCTGTTGCATTTAGCTGCTGATGAACCGAAATCTAGCATCGCATGTGGGGCTGAGACTAGTAGCTGCCCTAGTCTTGGTGTTCTTCCTGTAGTCGGCATCGGAGGTGTTGGCAAGACCACTCTGGCTCAACTTATTTATAATGATGAAAGAGTAGCAAGGCACTTTGAGCTGAGGAGGTGGGTCTATGTGTCTGACAATTTTGATGTCAAGCGGATCGCTAAAGAGCTGGTATATTCCTCGACAGATGACCGGATCTCCCACGATATTAGTTTGGATGGAATTCTAGTGAAACTCGGAGATGCTACAAGGAACAAGAGGTTTTTGTTTGTCCTTGATGATGTGTGGGATGAGACAGGAAGCAAGTGGAAAGAACTCCGTAGTGTCTTAACATCCGGGGCGAAAGGAAGCATGGTTTTGGTGACAACTCAAAGTCCAGTAGTAGCAGAAGTCATGGGCACGATGGACCCGATAGAATTGAAAAGCCTAAAGGAAGATGACCACTGGAGACTTTTCGAACATTGTGCATTTGGTGAAGCCACTCTCGAGGAAGAGCAAAGGAAAAAATTGCAAACAATAGGAAGGAAAATATCTGAAAAACTACATGGTTTACCCCTAGCTGGAAAGGTACTGAGTAGTTTATTGAAGTCCAAACTAGATGAGGATTACTGGAAGGTGATCCTAGAAAGTGAGTGGTGGGAACATGAATATGTTTTAGATAACATCCTTCCATCTCTTGCTTTAAGTTACGAACACTTGAACGCAAATCTCAAGCAATGCTTCGCTTATTGTTCCATATTTCCCAGGAGCTATATTTTCGAAAAAGATCGGTTGGTCCAGATGTGGATGGCTCAAGGTTTTATCCAGAACAAGAATCGAGTAAGAATGAGAATGGAGGACATCGGGGGTCAGATATTTGATGAATTAGCTAGCAGGCACTTCTTTCTACCAACTCCGAATAACAAGTACGTGATGCATGATCTGATAAGAGAATTGGCAGTTTGTGTTTCGTTGGATGAATGTTTGGTCGTTAGTGATGAGAAAGGAGAAATTCCAGAGACGATTCGCCACTTGACTCTTAGGACTGATAGAATGGATGCATTTGAGGACAGGTGTAAACTTCGAAACCTACGGTCCATTTTGTTCTTTGGTGATTGCGATTCTGAAAAATTTTACCATTTTCTTGATGGCATGTTCAAACAATCAAAAAGCCTGCGTGTTTTGGATATTTCTTACTGTCACCTGAAGCTGAAGAATCTACCAGATGCTATCAGTGGGTTATCACATCTACGGTACTTGGATGTCTCCAGCACTCACATCAAACGACTGCCCAAATCCATTTGTAGACTATGCCATCTGCAAGTTCTGAACATGCGATCTTGCCGCATTCTGAGGTTACCGAGAGACATGAACAAATTAATCAACTTGCGGCATTTATGTGGAGAAGCGAACACGATTTCTCAAATTACTGGGATTGGAGATCTTACCAACCTTCAAGAATTAGAGGAATTCCAAGTCACAAAGAAGAGGCGACATGAGATTGGAGAGTTGAAGGGCTTGAGAAATCTTCGGAGACGCCTTTCGATCAAGAATCTTGAGAATGTCAATAGCAAGGAGGCGGCCATGGCGGCGATGTTGAAAGACAAAGAACACCTAACTGCATTGGATTTAGAAAAGAATTTTGACGTAAGAAGTCTTCCTGATGTAGAGAAGGAGATACTTGAAGGCCTCCAACCACATCCCAATCTCAAAGAGCTGAAGATCAAGGGCTATGGAGGAATCATATTTCCAACTTGGATGGTGG GTAAGTTTCTCACCAATCTAGAATTGATTGATCTAAAATCTTGTGGCAGGTTGGATAGTATCCC TAGCACTGCCTTCCTAGCTTCGATGGAATTGCTGCGTAAACGAATTGGTCGTGAATTTTATGGCGACACCAGTGTGGCATTTCCATCCCTGGATTTACTAACATTCGGTGCCTTCGATATATGGGAGGAGTGGCTGGAACCAGATGGCTCACGATTTTTACCTCGCCTCCGTACACTCCACCTCGATAAATGCTTCAAGCTAAGGAAGGTCCCCCTTCTCTTCCTGTCCTCATCGCTGGAATTTCTCCGCATCATTGATTGCTGTGACTTCGGTAGTGCACTGCCCAGATGTTTGCATGGTCTCACATCTCTCACCAATTTAAGGATCATTCGTTACCAAGCCCAGGTATCTCTTTGTTTATCAAATTTGAGGGCTCTCAAAAAGTTGGACCTTTGGGATTGCCCGGAGATGAAGTTAATTGGGGGGTTCCAGTTCCTTTCAACTCTTGAAGAACTAGACCTCACAAGTTGTCCTAAGCTCACCGAGTCCTCAGAGACTGTGCAGCTCCATGAGGAGCAGGGACTGCGAACTCTAAATCGTCTCTGCATAGACGACACGATCCTACGTCAAAATCTGTGGATTTTGTTGGGAAGCCTCCCCTCACTGCAGTATATGCGTATTTATTGGTGTCATCGTATGACGAACTTTACAAGGGAACAGGAGCTGTGGTTCCAGCAACTAACATCCCTTCAAGAGCTGGAGATTTATGACTGCCGAAACCTTGAAAGCCTGCCTACTTCTTTGGTAAATTTCTCCTCTATCAGGAAGTTGCATATACTCACCTGTCCCAAGGTTAGCTCACTGCCAGGGAATGGCTTGTCTGCTTCGCTCAAAGAATTACACATCGATGGATGCCTTTTGTTGAGGGACCGATGCCAAAGAGGAGGAGCTGATTGGCCAAAGATTGTTCACATACCTTTCATACGTATTTATCAGGAAACCATACAAATGTTGTGA